A part of Pirellulales bacterium genomic DNA contains:
- a CDS encoding protein kinase: protein MQLSISKFLDTVEQSGLVEKSQLARSLADLERQSGPEAANDSLIVSSHLGRVGLLTDWQSKRLLEGRHTGFFLGKYKLLDHLGTGGMSAVFLAEHAVMRRRVAIKVLPKNRVNDSSYLARFHREARAVASLDHPNIVRAFDVDNDGDVHYLVMEYIEGCDLKGVVDRDGPLAYRTAADYIRQAADGLGHAHQAGLVHRDVKPANLLVDGRQVVKVLDLGLARTSDDIDASLTKDHDERMLGTVDYLAPEQALDSHLVDPRADIYSLGCTLYFALTGHPPFPDGTLAQRVLLHQTKEPAAISIKRADVPAGLAAICRRMMAKSAAARYQSAAEVSQALANWINRFDAGESDVAAEKQADDDLKLAPLDDEPARGHLSSAKSAAESSTSGKGDTTKVERAAAALNASSSGKRPAAKPAGSSVKGPPGKVPPAAGPTRGPGSSITGPGSSTRAPGKSAGAGGSSPRAPGSSVKGPPRPSPTQTQPGSSGSSVKGPGKSAVRKPQPSVQPPVMPEVSPLPELDPLASPLPSGGLLDELLADASLSGPALSQSNVLGGAPLKAPAGKSARKSRWDSPWFLIFVGTLLGLGLVALIVAWRMLAG from the coding sequence ATGCAGTTGTCGATTAGCAAATTCCTCGACACCGTCGAGCAAAGCGGGCTTGTTGAAAAGTCTCAGCTTGCGCGCTCGCTGGCCGATTTGGAGCGGCAGTCCGGCCCGGAGGCCGCCAACGACAGCCTGATCGTTTCGTCGCACCTGGGCCGCGTCGGCCTGCTCACCGATTGGCAGAGCAAGCGGCTGCTCGAAGGTCGCCACACCGGTTTCTTCCTGGGCAAGTACAAGCTGCTCGACCATCTGGGCACGGGCGGAATGAGCGCCGTCTTTCTGGCCGAGCATGCCGTCATGCGGCGGCGGGTGGCCATCAAGGTGCTGCCCAAGAACCGCGTCAACGATTCGTCGTATCTGGCCCGCTTCCACCGCGAGGCCCGCGCGGTCGCCTCGCTCGACCATCCCAACATCGTGCGGGCCTTCGACGTCGACAACGACGGCGACGTGCATTACCTGGTGATGGAGTATATCGAAGGGTGCGACCTGAAGGGCGTCGTCGACCGCGACGGGCCGCTGGCCTATCGCACCGCCGCCGATTACATCCGCCAGGCGGCCGACGGGCTGGGCCACGCGCACCAGGCCGGACTGGTGCATCGCGACGTGAAGCCCGCCAACCTGCTCGTCGATGGCCGGCAGGTAGTCAAGGTGCTCGACCTGGGTCTGGCCCGCACCTCCGACGACATCGACGCCTCGCTCACCAAAGACCACGACGAGCGGATGCTGGGCACCGTCGACTACCTGGCCCCCGAACAGGCGCTCGACAGTCATCTGGTCGATCCGCGGGCCGACATCTACAGCCTCGGTTGCACGCTCTATTTCGCGCTCACCGGTCATCCGCCGTTTCCTGATGGCACGCTGGCCCAGCGCGTGCTGCTGCACCAGACGAAAGAGCCGGCTGCGATTTCCATCAAGCGTGCCGATGTGCCGGCGGGTCTGGCGGCGATCTGCCGCCGCATGATGGCCAAGTCGGCGGCCGCCCGATACCAGTCAGCCGCCGAGGTCAGCCAGGCCCTGGCGAACTGGATCAATCGCTTTGATGCCGGCGAATCGGACGTGGCCGCCGAGAAACAAGCCGACGACGATCTGAAGCTGGCCCCGCTGGACGACGAGCCGGCACGCGGCCACTTGTCGTCCGCCAAATCGGCCGCGGAATCTTCGACTTCCGGCAAGGGCGACACCACCAAGGTCGAGCGAGCGGCGGCGGCGCTGAATGCCTCCTCGTCGGGCAAGCGGCCCGCGGCGAAGCCCGCCGGTTCCTCGGTCAAAGGACCGCCAGGCAAAGTCCCGCCGGCGGCTGGGCCGACCAGAGGCCCCGGCTCGTCGATCACGGGCCCAGGTTCGTCGACGAGAGCACCCGGCAAATCGGCTGGTGCCGGCGGCAGCTCGCCGCGAGCACCCGGATCGTCGGTCAAAGGTCCGCCCCGCCCGTCCCCGACGCAAACGCAACCAGGGTCGTCGGGATCGAGCGTCAAGGGGCCAGGCAAGTCGGCTGTCCGCAAGCCGCAGCCGAGCGTGCAGCCGCCCGTGATGCCCGAGGTTTCGCCCTTGCCCGAACTCGATCCGCTGGCCAGCCCGCTTCCCTCCGGCGGACTACTCGACGAACTTCTCGCCGATGCAAGCCTGTCGGGGCCGGCACTCTCACAGTCCAACGTGCTCGGCGGTGCGCCTTTGAAGGCCCCCGCGGGCAAGTCCGCAAGAAAGAGCCGCTGGGATTCGCCCTGGTTCTTGATCTTTGTCGGCACGCTGCTTGGCCTCGGTCTTGTGGCGTTGATCGTGGCCTGGCGCATGTTGGCCGGATGA
- a CDS encoding formylglycine-generating enzyme family protein — translation MAPDASIQNRKSKIQNSYQLTHDYLVPSLRDWLTRKQRETRRGRAELRLAERAAAYAAKPEARYLPGWWEWPNILLFTRRRYWTAAERRVMRAATQRRLTSASLLVLAITLTSLAGHDLYSRLQARAAVDTLAHADVYSLKPVFEQVDSYRRWATPALAALAAGNPTSPDERRAQLHARLALVSHDERQAPALLEDLLAGNPVYVQVIRDRLAPYRRRLEGELWKLLRDPSQEPARRFRAGLALAAYATASDQWTAADYALLAEQLVAANAEQQPRLRECLRPIGERLLSDLERIFADRAIDEGRQLSAANALADFAGKDAPRLARLLTVAAPGQFGVVYPLVAEARDAAARQSLVGVAGETAPADLPQAQRVALGRRRAGAAIALLRQGEREAALEALRVDDDPESLTQFVHRCRSRGVSPADLLDCIDHTDQARQGMTGAARRLEDRVLFGLLLALGEFDSTDLPEAKRGRLIAQLADWYAHDASSGIHGASGWLLRHWKQDKLADRVDQTPTAYSPDREWFTLKIEPHQGEAPARSSAHEPEAPARKSDEPASLALRVGVAAGPPFYITFVVFPPGKQFIGSPDDEAERQGPEKRHPIEITRPFALGDREITWAQINAFDAGVVRFNRHDAWEKQFGRQLTPAEPAFGVNWFEAASYCRWLTRQAGMADSDQCYGDPASLEKDGAGNPRQWPVDLGKHGFRLPTEAEWEVACRGGTNSAYSFGNDAQLLGHYGWFQDNSARWSHVIGQLRPSPRGLFDIHGNLFEWCHDWYGEYVDDAVDGLGAPGGSNRVVRGGGWDLGAANCRSADRGLNQPTSRVSNLGFRLALVPFSPEQAVSQAGSESRAAE, via the coding sequence GTGGCGCCCGACGCTTCAATCCAAAATCGAAAATCGAAAATCCAAAATTCCTATCAGCTCACCCACGACTATCTCGTTCCCTCCTTGCGCGACTGGCTGACGCGCAAGCAGCGCGAGACGCGCCGCGGCCGGGCCGAGCTGCGTTTGGCGGAACGGGCCGCCGCCTACGCGGCCAAGCCCGAAGCGCGCTACCTGCCCGGCTGGTGGGAATGGCCCAACATCTTGCTCTTCACGCGGCGGCGCTACTGGACCGCGGCCGAGCGCCGCGTGATGCGGGCGGCCACCCAAAGGCGCCTCACGTCGGCCAGCTTGCTGGTTTTGGCGATAACGCTGACCAGCCTCGCCGGCCACGACCTCTACAGCCGCCTGCAGGCCCGCGCGGCGGTCGATACCCTGGCGCACGCCGACGTGTACAGCTTGAAACCCGTCTTCGAGCAGGTCGATTCCTATCGCCGCTGGGCAACGCCCGCTTTGGCCGCGCTGGCGGCGGGCAATCCCACGTCGCCGGACGAGCGCCGCGCGCAACTCCACGCGCGGCTGGCCTTGGTCTCGCACGATGAGCGACAAGCGCCCGCGCTGCTGGAAGACCTGTTGGCGGGCAACCCGGTCTACGTGCAGGTCATTCGCGATCGGCTGGCGCCCTACCGGCGACGGTTGGAGGGAGAATTGTGGAAACTGCTGCGCGACCCGAGCCAAGAGCCCGCGCGGCGGTTCCGCGCCGGGCTGGCCCTGGCCGCCTACGCCACGGCGTCGGACCAGTGGACGGCGGCCGATTACGCCTTGCTGGCCGAACAACTCGTGGCCGCCAACGCCGAACAGCAACCGCGACTGCGAGAATGCTTGCGGCCGATCGGCGAGCGACTGCTGAGCGACCTGGAACGGATCTTTGCCGATCGGGCCATCGACGAGGGGCGGCAACTGAGCGCCGCCAACGCCTTGGCCGATTTTGCGGGCAAAGACGCGCCGCGGTTGGCGCGGCTGTTGACCGTCGCCGCGCCCGGCCAATTCGGCGTCGTCTATCCGCTGGTGGCCGAGGCGCGCGATGCGGCGGCGCGGCAGTCGCTCGTCGGCGTGGCCGGCGAGACCGCTCCAGCGGACCTGCCACAGGCCCAGCGCGTGGCGTTGGGCCGGCGCCGCGCGGGGGCGGCGATCGCGCTCTTGCGGCAAGGCGAACGGGAGGCCGCCCTGGAAGCTTTGCGCGTCGACGACGACCCCGAATCGCTCACGCAGTTCGTGCATCGCTGCCGCTCGAGGGGCGTTTCGCCCGCCGATCTGTTGGATTGCATCGACCACACCGATCAGGCCCGGCAAGGCATGACCGGCGCCGCTCGGAGGCTCGAAGACCGGGTGCTGTTCGGGCTGCTTTTGGCGCTCGGCGAGTTCGATTCGACCGACCTGCCCGAAGCCAAGCGCGGCCGCCTCATCGCGCAGCTCGCCGATTGGTATGCCCACGACGCCAGTTCTGGCATCCACGGCGCCAGCGGCTGGCTGTTGCGGCATTGGAAGCAGGACAAGCTGGCAGACCGGGTCGATCAAACGCCGACGGCCTACTCGCCTGACCGCGAATGGTTTACGCTCAAGATCGAACCCCACCAAGGCGAAGCGCCAGCGAGGAGCTCCGCACACGAACCCGAAGCGCCAGCGAGGAAGAGCGATGAACCTGCCTCGCTGGCGCTTCGGGTTGGTGTGGCCGCCGGGCCGCCCTTTTACATCACGTTCGTCGTCTTTCCGCCAGGGAAGCAGTTCATCGGCTCGCCGGACGACGAGGCCGAGCGTCAGGGCCCTGAAAAGCGCCACCCGATCGAAATCACGCGTCCGTTCGCGCTGGGCGATCGCGAGATCACCTGGGCGCAGATCAACGCGTTCGATGCGGGGGTCGTGCGCTTTAACCGTCACGACGCCTGGGAAAAGCAGTTCGGCCGGCAGCTTACGCCGGCGGAGCCGGCCTTCGGCGTGAACTGGTTCGAGGCGGCGAGTTACTGCCGCTGGCTGACGCGGCAGGCCGGCATGGCTGATTCCGACCAGTGCTACGGCGACCCCGCCTCGCTGGAGAAAGACGGCGCGGGCAATCCAAGGCAATGGCCGGTTGATCTTGGCAAGCACGGCTTCCGTTTGCCGACCGAAGCCGAGTGGGAAGTGGCCTGCCGCGGTGGCACGAATTCGGCGTATTCTTTCGGCAATGATGCCCAACTGCTGGGGCATTACGGCTGGTTCCAGGACAACTCGGCGCGGTGGTCGCATGTTATAGGCCAGTTGCGGCCCAGTCCCCGTGGCCTGTTCGACATCCACGGCAACTTGTTTGAATGGTGTCACGACTGGTACGGTGAATACGTGGACGATGCCGTTGACGGTCTCGGCGCCCCCGGGGGCTCGAACCGGGTGGTCCGGGGCGGCGGCTGGGACCTCGGCGCCGCGAACTGCCGGTCGGCGGACCGCGGCCTCAACCAGCCCACGAGCCGCGTCAGCAACCTCGGCTTCCGCCTGGCCCTCGTTCCGTTCAGTCCAGAGCAGGCAGTTAGTCAAGCCGGGAGCGAAAGCCGGGCGGCCGAATAG
- a CDS encoding FAD-dependent oxidoreductase translates to MPLRLLRLGLCPEYSEPRMFRQHDRLRPEYDVVIVGAGGHGLAAAYYLARDYGITRIAVLDKGYIGGGNTGRNTAIVRANYLTPEGVRFYQESLRLFSELSQDLDFNLFYSERGHFTLAHTDATLRTMRWRAEVNRHLGVDSTVIGPDEVKRICPYIDLDCGHTPIVGALWHPPGAIVRHDAVAWAYAREADRRGVEIHQKTAVTGIDVREGEVVGVSTSRGYIRTRRVLSAVAGYTPRITQMVGLRTPLVIQPLQACVTEPLKPWLDQIVVSANLHLYVSQSSRGELVMGASLDPYELHSERSTLDFVEGLAAHLLDLFPFLSDVKVNRQWAGMSDMTPDFSPIMGTTPVRGFYLDSGWGTWGFKATPVCGTTMAYTVAHDEDHELIRPFRLSRFAEYELVGEKGAASVGH, encoded by the coding sequence ATGCCCCTTCGCCTGTTGCGCCTGGGCCTGTGCCCGGAATACTCCGAGCCGCGCATGTTTCGGCAGCACGACCGGCTGCGCCCGGAGTACGACGTGGTGATCGTCGGCGCGGGCGGGCACGGGCTGGCCGCCGCCTACTATCTGGCCCGCGACTACGGCATCACCCGCATCGCCGTGCTCGACAAGGGCTACATCGGGGGCGGCAATACCGGGCGAAACACGGCCATCGTGCGGGCCAATTACCTCACGCCCGAAGGCGTGCGCTTCTATCAAGAAAGCCTGCGGCTGTTCAGCGAGCTGTCGCAAGACCTCGACTTCAACCTGTTCTACTCCGAGCGCGGCCATTTCACGCTGGCCCACACCGACGCCACGCTGCGCACCATGCGTTGGCGGGCGGAAGTCAATCGGCATCTCGGCGTCGATAGCACGGTCATCGGGCCTGATGAGGTCAAGCGGATTTGCCCCTATATCGACCTCGATTGCGGCCATACGCCGATCGTGGGCGCGCTGTGGCACCCGCCGGGCGCGATCGTCCGCCACGACGCGGTGGCCTGGGCCTACGCGCGCGAGGCCGACCGCCGCGGCGTCGAAATCCACCAGAAGACGGCAGTCACCGGCATCGACGTGCGCGAAGGCGAGGTCGTCGGCGTGAGCACCAGCCGCGGCTACATTCGTACGCGACGGGTGCTGTCGGCGGTGGCCGGCTACACGCCCCGCATCACGCAAATGGTCGGTCTGCGCACGCCGCTGGTCATCCAGCCGCTGCAAGCCTGCGTGACCGAACCGCTCAAACCGTGGCTCGATCAGATCGTCGTTTCGGCGAACCTGCACCTGTACGTCAGCCAGTCGTCGCGGGGCGAGTTGGTGATGGGGGCCTCACTCGATCCCTACGAACTGCACTCCGAGCGATCGACGCTCGACTTCGTGGAAGGGCTGGCGGCCCATCTGCTCGACCTGTTCCCGTTCTTGTCGGACGTGAAAGTGAACCGTCAGTGGGCGGGCATGTCGGACATGACGCCCGACTTTTCGCCGATCATGGGCACGACTCCCGTTCGCGGCTTCTATCTCGACAGCGGCTGGGGCACCTGGGGCTTCAAGGCCACGCCCGTCTGCGGCACGACGATGGCTTACACAGTGGCCCACGACGAGGATCACGAGTTGATCCGGCCGTTTCGGCTGTCGCGGTTTGCCGAATACGAATTGGTCGGCGAAAAAGGGGCCGCCTCGGTGGGGCATTGA
- a CDS encoding Uma2 family endonuclease yields the protein MATIEEILLTAEQYGELPDPGYPTELVRGRIVRMNVPYFEHGKYCGRIDRTFGRYVDDHDLGHVLTNDSGVITERGPDTVRGPDVSFYSYSRVPKDAKVRGYPAVAPEVVFEVRSPYDRWSKLLEKVSEYLNAGVLAVYVVDPQVETVTMFDADQPGQTLHADDELTFPEPLSQFRIPIGSLFHW from the coding sequence ATGGCCACCATCGAAGAAATCTTGTTGACGGCGGAGCAGTACGGGGAACTTCCCGATCCCGGCTACCCGACCGAACTCGTGCGCGGGAGAATCGTTCGCATGAACGTGCCCTATTTCGAACACGGCAAGTATTGTGGCCGCATTGACCGGACGTTTGGCCGCTACGTCGACGACCACGACCTTGGCCATGTGCTGACCAACGATTCGGGAGTGATCACCGAGCGCGGTCCCGACACCGTTCGAGGTCCCGACGTCTCCTTTTATAGCTATTCGCGTGTGCCCAAAGACGCCAAGGTCCGCGGCTATCCGGCGGTGGCGCCGGAAGTCGTCTTCGAAGTACGTTCGCCCTACGACCGCTGGTCGAAGCTGTTGGAAAAAGTGAGCGAGTATCTGAACGCGGGTGTGCTGGCAGTGTACGTTGTCGATCCGCAGGTCGAAACGGTCACGATGTTCGACGCCGATCAGCCGGGGCAAACTCTGCACGCCGACGACGAGTTGACCTTCCCCGAACCGCTCTCTCAGTTTCGGATCCCCATCGGAAGCTTGTTTCACTGGTAG
- a CDS encoding DUF4058 family protein → MPVHDWTKVPAGVFHEFHQHWTVRLELALNGGILPPDYYAMIEQASSGHFPDVLTFQVGQTASGAHGHGPPAAPSNGGVLTLAQAPPRVSYTATIESDAYADKTNRVVVFDDADEVVAVLEVVSPGNKSIRYAFEKFAEKALRFLRNGIHLMVIDLFPPTSRDPRGMHAAIWSEMIDYDFHLPPERPLTVASYSAGGLKRAFVEAIGVGTPLPAMPLFLHEDRYVQAPLEATYQTAFDEIPRRWRDVLAARAAGK, encoded by the coding sequence ATGCCCGTACACGACTGGACAAAAGTGCCAGCCGGCGTTTTTCACGAGTTCCATCAACACTGGACGGTGCGACTCGAGCTTGCGCTGAACGGCGGCATCCTGCCGCCCGACTACTATGCGATGATCGAACAGGCCTCGTCGGGCCACTTCCCCGACGTTCTCACGTTCCAGGTCGGCCAGACGGCATCGGGCGCCCACGGACACGGGCCGCCGGCCGCGCCGTCCAACGGCGGGGTCCTGACCTTGGCCCAGGCGCCGCCGCGCGTGAGCTATACCGCCACGATCGAATCCGATGCGTATGCCGACAAGACCAACCGGGTCGTCGTGTTCGACGATGCCGACGAGGTGGTGGCGGTGCTCGAGGTCGTTTCTCCCGGCAACAAGTCCATCCGCTACGCCTTCGAAAAGTTTGCCGAGAAGGCGCTGCGTTTCCTCCGAAACGGCATTCACCTGATGGTCATCGACCTGTTTCCGCCCACTTCTCGCGACCCGCGGGGGATGCACGCCGCCATCTGGTCGGAAATGATCGACTACGACTTCCATCTGCCCCCGGAGAGGCCGCTGACGGTGGCCAGCTACTCCGCGGGGGGCCTCAAGCGTGCCTTCGTCGAGGCCATCGGCGTCGGTACACCCTTGCCGGCGATGCCGCTCTTCCTGCACGAAGATCGCTATGTGCAAGCGCCGCTGGAAGCGACCTACCAGACCGCCTTCGACGAGATACCCAGGCGCTGGCGCGATGTGCTCGCCGCACGCGCGGCCGGCAAATAA